In one Streptomyces sp. NBC_01288 genomic region, the following are encoded:
- the pcaDC gene encoding bifunctional 3-oxoadipate enol-lactonase/4-carboxymuconolactone decarboxylase PcaDC, which yields MTEKLLNFRAGGADSAPPLLLGPSLGTSYALWDKVAPELSVTHRVIRWDLPGHGGSAPGLIGPGATVGDLANLVLALADSLGIEQFAYAGVSLGGAVGLHLAVHHPERVASLAVICSSARFNGAKPWEERAARVRSEGLGWLVESADSRWFTPGFTVPELVADQRDADPGAYAACCDALAAYDLRERLSEISARTLVIAGREDPATPPAHLREIADAVAGSALVEIPGASHLAVAQCPVAVLTALRAHLGGGARRGMQVRREVLGDAHVDRAQARQTPFTARFQDFISRYAWGEVWTDPTLSRRERSMITLTALIAHGHYDELAMHVRAARRNGLTPEEIGAVLLQSAVYCGVPAANSAFAVAQRVLAEEND from the coding sequence TTGACCGAGAAACTCCTCAACTTCCGTGCCGGGGGCGCCGATTCCGCTCCCCCGCTGCTGCTCGGGCCCTCGCTGGGCACGTCGTACGCCCTGTGGGACAAGGTCGCGCCCGAACTGTCCGTCACCCACCGGGTGATCCGCTGGGACCTGCCCGGGCATGGTGGCTCGGCACCCGGGCTGATCGGCCCTGGGGCGACCGTCGGGGACCTCGCGAACCTGGTGCTCGCGCTCGCCGACTCCCTCGGGATCGAGCAATTCGCGTACGCGGGTGTGTCGTTGGGCGGTGCGGTCGGGCTGCATCTCGCGGTGCATCACCCCGAGCGGGTCGCGTCGCTCGCCGTCATCTGTTCCTCGGCCCGCTTCAACGGGGCGAAGCCGTGGGAGGAACGGGCCGCGCGGGTACGGAGCGAGGGGCTGGGCTGGCTCGTCGAGAGCGCCGACTCCCGTTGGTTCACGCCCGGGTTCACCGTTCCGGAGCTGGTCGCCGACCAGCGTGACGCCGACCCGGGGGCGTACGCCGCGTGCTGTGACGCCCTGGCCGCGTACGACCTGCGCGAGCGGCTTTCCGAGATCAGCGCGCGGACGCTGGTGATCGCCGGTCGCGAGGATCCGGCGACGCCGCCGGCGCATCTGCGGGAGATCGCGGACGCGGTGGCGGGCTCGGCCCTCGTGGAGATTCCGGGTGCCTCGCATCTGGCGGTGGCGCAGTGCCCGGTGGCTGTTCTGACGGCGTTGCGGGCGCACCTCGGTGGGGGTGCGAGGCGTGGGATGCAGGTACGGCGGGAGGTGCTCGGTGACGCCCATGTGGACCGGGCGCAGGCTCGGCAGACGCCGTTCACCGCGCGGTTCCAGGACTTCATCTCGCGGTATGCGTGGGGGGAGGTTTGGACCGATCCAACGTTGTCGCGGCGCGAACGGAGCATGATCACACTCACCGCGTTGATTGCACATGGGCACTACGACGAGTTGGCCATGCATGTTCGGGCGGCTCGGCGGAATGGGCTCACGCCGGAGGAGATCGGGGCCGTGTTGTTGCAGAGTGCCGTGTATTGCGGGGTGCCTGCGGCGAACTCGGCGTTTGCTGTGGCGCAGCGGGTGTTGGCCGAAGAGAACGACTGA